Below is a genomic region from Haliotis asinina isolate JCU_RB_2024 chromosome 14, JCU_Hal_asi_v2, whole genome shotgun sequence.
TGGCAGTCCGTGATCGCTGAGAATGTAAAACTGTATTGATCCTAAGTGTTTCTGACACATCCTCGCAATCATTTCCTTTGTTTAATACTAGCAAATCTACGCAGGACCCTGCATTTTAAGTGATTCATTTAAAATGCTTTTTGCATCAAAGCCGGAAAGGCGCTGGCAGAATTTCTTAGTCAAGATTAATTCGTTTCAGAGTCGATTGACATAATCTTAGTTAATTAGGGCCTATTTCTCTGCGCCATTCAAACAGTGGAAAGGGGAATTTCTCGTTTTAATTCCTGCACTGAGGATAGAATagaatatgataaaatatttggTTCTGCTACGTCGTGGAACAGAGAACAATGGCCATATTGGAAGTTAGGACATCTTTGAGCCTCTTGGTTTTCTTGAAGAAATTGGAAGTTTTAGGTGTATTTCTTTCTTTAATAATATGGGCACTGCTGGTGTCATTTTTGAAAAACAGGAAAAAATTGTGTCATTTGCAGACGCATTTGTAATTTGAATGCTTATCATTGCTCTTGCTTGGACAatttattttgtgttattttaaaaatataacatcACTAAATGCTTCTGAAAATTAAGTTAGTTTTCAGGGGAAAATGTTTGCATGTTGTAGTTTCAGAAACTGCTGTGTTTGTAAATCCATGTAATCAAACCGTTTCCAATCATATTATTGGGAAACATGGAATTTAAGATATTTTGCATCTGTGTATAAATTCTTGAACACTTGCATGAACATGGGTTGGTAGATCACTTGCAGTACTTGTTAGTGTTATTGTATGGATCTTACTGGACTGAAGAGTATTTTACTAGGCTCTTGCTTTGTATGAATAGCTGAATCAGACTTTGTAGTTAAGATAATTTGTCTGACATCAGAGATCGTGTCAGTAAGAAATGACAGGTTTGAAACACAGTATTTTGATCATAATGCAAGAAAATGTTTGACTTGACATAAATTTAGTGCAAAAAGTTCATACGCGTGTTAACTTGACTTCAAGTGAAATTTCTtacaatggaagggagataactcttgactgGCTCTGATTCAGGTCAGTGTTGGTGGGTTAAATGATTGATTGAACTTTCTTTCAGTTTATGTaacatcaaaaatatgtttttatatttatttcaaactggCTTTAATATTAATCTACACAAATAGATCTTGGGACAATCAAAAAGTACTTGCAGTCATATGTTGTTCAGGTGACTATCAGAAAGTATTGAAGTGAGTTCTTTGCATGATGACCGTCTATATCTcccttgttgttgttttcatattttttattccaTTAGCAAAGGTGTGACAGAGAGACATAGATTACAAAGGCCAAGTTGCCCTTATCTTGTATTGATTTGTGCAGTTATCTGGTTGTAAACTTTGATTGATTAGGTGAGTGGATAGTGAAATCTTGTCAACTTGTCGCAACCAATATGCCAGCCCTCTTGCCCTGTATCCTGATAAGAATGCAGGATTTGTGAATTTTTCTGCGAGCATGTGAAGTTGAATTTTGTTGTCGTTTGCAACTGTTATTGATCTATCAATCAAGATCAGTGATGAAGGTTTTCACCGGATCCCAAATTAAACTGATCTGTCAAACTATAACTGACCAGAAAAATAGATAAAGAATTAGTGAGAAGCAAAACTGTATGCATAACTACTCAAGCATGATAAATCATAATTTGACAGTTTAAAGAAACACTTCAGTTTTGTTAGTGAAAGAAACGATACTTCATCAAATCTATCAGAAATTTGATCATGCTAGATCCATCTCGATGTCATCTGTATAATCTCCAATCTTTTTTCACATCAGTTTGACATTTTCTTGAATATTTCACCTGGGAATATTATCTGTTTGAGAACACTTTATTTCAGATCTAGCTTTCATTTAATTTGGATTTCAAATTCCCTCTATTTACCATTTCTCATTTCTTAAATATTGGATTTGGTAATGTGCTTGGCTGAAATGTGAAAGAAAAGGGGAAGTATACTAATATTAATTCTCATCATCCATCAcacaatgtaaaacaataacGTGAATCTAGCGAATTATATGTTTAATATTCCTCCATGCCTGCAAAACATTACTGCAAAAAAGAAAAGTTCAAATAATATTGATACGACAGTATGGACATTGTGTTACAAAAACAATCAAGTTGCTTTGTAAGAGAATAACAATTAATAGAAGAGAGATCTATGACAGTGTTTTCAAAGCAGAGAGTTACCTATCTGTGACAATATGCTTGAAGCTAAGGGAGATTATTAGATCAGTTACATACACCAGTGACTGGATAGAGGTGTGAAATGTCTTATCGACTGTGTAGCCATTGATGCAGGTCTTGGAGATGACTTCATCTGCCTGGAGTAATGTATATTTAATTGTTCTCAACTGCCAGCTATGTTTCTGCTTTTAAGTAGCATAAACTAGCGTAATTCTAGCATCTGCCTTGTTTGAAGTTTTAATTCTGTGATGGCTGATAGATTACTTTGTCCCTGCTTTATGTTCAGATAATGTCATCATATATATTGACATTAACTTGTAATATCCATAGATTGTAATCATCCAAACAGGAAATCATCTCAAATGCCtatcaatatttcatgattGTAGTTTGGGGAATATTTGTAAGAATTTTCAGTACTACTTTTTAATCCTGCTGTCTCATTACAGTATTAATGTGAACGGTTAATATCGATTTGTGGGTTGATTGCTGTGTATATTTGGTTAGTGATAATGTCCATCTTTGTCGGGTGCTTGGCTGTGGGACAGCGATCATGGTACACTGGCGTGATATGAGGCTGGTGTTGTAATCAGActacagcaacagcagtagcgGGTGGGGACACATATCTATATCACCATATTGAAGCCATGCCATAGGTGCTGTGGTTACCATAGATGGATTGCTAGATTTATATCCCCAGTCGTGTTGGTCTTAGGTCGACTTTTGTCTTGTAGCTGAGAACTGGCAGATGGCCGTGGCAATGCAAAATATGGCTTGGCTTCGGAAATCTGTCGATGTACATTCAATATGTCGTACGTGGTATTGAGGTGGAAAGTCGTTCTGCAGTTTATATGTGTAGTTTaaagtgtttttattttttaaagaatttatGGCATGTATTTCTAAGTATTTTATGTTGTCATATGTGATGGTTTCTGATGATTGTGGGCTATATGTTTTGGGTGGTAAGTGCTGAAGTCAGAGGTCAGTGCTGATTACAGGTGTGTTTTTAATGTTTTAGTTGGTCATTCAACAGCATTTCTCACCTTTCTGGATCACTGCTGTCACCAATCCCTCCTCTCTTGGTGCATTTAAGGGAGAACATTGTTTCTTGAATTCTGAAGTTTTTGAAGTTAAAAGTTATTTAAGTTTTTTACATAATTTTTGCCTGCATTACTGATGATGTTTGTGTCTGTTTCAGGAGAATGATTCAGAGGTCTCTGATGCACAATAACCAACCCTCTGCTTCACAATGATGGAAATAGAGACTGCTACCTGCCTGCCCACTAGTGAGAAGCTTACTGCACACGATAGCCTGTCCTTGAACGCGCTCGCCCAGCACACCTCCGTCTCCCTCACTTCTGCCTTGCACCATTCATCAGTCTTAGAAAGCAGAAGCGTACCCAACAGCAAGATGATTGTGGAATCTTCCAGCCACGAGTCAGAGCCAGCTGTAGCTCAGCCCCTGTCCCCAGAATCCCACCAGCTCCAAGAAGAGGCAGCAGACATGACCGGCAACATGGTCAAACCATCCACTGACGATGTCATCACCACAAGCAATAACCTACAACAGTCTGACGAATCTGGGGAGAGCTCATCCTTGTCCCCTCCTGAAGTCGGACACCCTGCAACCACTGACCTTGAGACAGGATGCAGCAACAGCCCTCAGTCCATAGAGAGTTGCCCCGAGCGACCAAGGTCAAGGCGAAAACCTACATTAGAAGATATTGTCCGACGTATGAAGACTTCCGAGACGtactgcagtgatgacagtgAGGAGGAAATGATGAACGGCTCGCTGACAATCGACATGGCTCGTGGGGGAGCGGACGAGGTTGATGGTGGCTCCACAGATATGAGTTGCCAGGATATGGATGTGAAGGAGGGCGATCACTCCCTGCGTCTATCAGAAACTCCCTCTGTGGAACTGGACGGTGAAGAAGTACATCACCGGCCACCCAATGGGCTGCAACATCATCTTCCTCCCCACGTCATTGACAATCTGGAGCACCAGAAAGAAAACCAGCCCCTCCCGCCTGGAAACATAGGCGGGATGCCTTCCACTATGCCCATGGCTTCCAATATCAGTGAAACTGcttattccccacatgtgtacgcAGCTTCCAAAATAAACAACTGGTTCCACGGGTCCTTCAACGGTCTGCCCCTCTTTCCATTCCCACCAAGTCCCATGGATCATAGCTTGGCCAGAAAGTATCTTCCATTCGAAACCAAATTAGCTGCTGAGGTGGAGAAAGACTATTTGAAGTGCCAGTTCTGTGAGAGAACATTTCGTCGCCAGAAGAACCTGGAAAATCATATCGAGAACACTCACCATGGCAAGGGTCCTGTTCGACGAGCACGCTCAGAGAACGGGAATGACATGTACTTCAAGTGTACCCACTGTCCCTACACTACAAAGCATCAGAGCAATCTCTATGTTCATCTAAGAATACATACAGGTACGTATACTGGTTGAGTTCAATGTTGTTGGGTAGATAGGTTGTACCTTGAAACAATGATATCCTTTCTGGTTTCCCTTCGGTGAGCAAAGCACTATAGTCAGTGAGAAGTTGCCAAGAGAGTCTCAGTCTTTGTATCTcttattctctctctctcgcgtgcacacacgcacatgcacatgcacacacacacatgcacatgcatgcacacacacatgcacacgcacacacacacacacacacacacacacattgatatTTGATAAATTCTGTATTAGTCATAGAATTCATGACCTGTTGCGGTGATGAATGTAATTCCATGTGTTTCCCAAATTTGGATGGTCTTTTGCTTGGTTTTGTGACCATATTAGGAATATTTTGTGTCACTGTGCTTGTTGTGCTATTTATTAACATGAGTATGCACAGGTGACTCTTTCCAAGTTATGTCTCCAAACTACAAATAAACACATTCTTGTTCCGCTAATCTTAAAGTTGCTGAAATAGTTTGAgttgtatattttgtgtttgtttatgaactGCTGATGCAGCAGTTTCTCCCCCTCGTCTCTCCCGACAACCATGTCGGTATTCCCTTCACTGCTTCTGTTTGTCAGCCATGTTTGTGGACCGTGCATGTTTCCCCATCACCGGCTCATACCTACCTGTGAAAAGTAAATTATTTTGTCCTATTTTCCAACTTTCTCCTAAATATccgaacaaacaaacattgaaatatttgactttttgtttttaatttttttcactACATTCTTTGTTATTTGACCTGCCTCGCTGTCGGGAAAGTTAGCCAACTTATACAGATGTTTTACTGAGGTGGCATCCTCAAGATTTAAAAGAAACGATTTGTGGAAATAAGCGTGTACTTATTTGAAGAAGTTAGTTGATCTTAATTGTGTAAGATAAACAGAGGTGAAGTTTGTATGAAGAGGTGTCTGCATTTCTTGCTGTTTCGGATATCATGGTAGCAAGTCGTGATTGAAATAGATGTAGAATATTTGCTGTATTTATTTGCTCCACTCACTCCTCCGGAAATGTTGTAGTCTTGTTAGACGCCATGCTGAGTATCCCAGGAATTAGGGAACTCAGAATATATACTACTCCAAAATAAATACAGAACACCTGATTCTTTCATGTTGCTGTTTATTCAGTCATGTTATCActatatttctttcaaaatatttagcaGTATTCACTGATTTGGAGTACTGTGTTAAGACAAAAAGATGGCCTTTGAGATAAGTTTTCTTTTATATTACTATGTTTAGGATGTTTACATTGATGGGAGGTTGAGTAGCCTTGTGAAAGGTCTAGGTTTGAATCCtcatatgtgtacaatgtgtggttTGAtcggctgtgatattgttgggatgTTGTTAGAAGCGTTGTAAGACTAAACTTTGTCACGCTATTAACATCAACACGGATGATCATCTCTTCAATACTTTCTGTGCTTGGTCTGTGGTTTCTGTTCTGGCAGAGCTTGGATATCTGTGGTTTCTGTTCTGGCTGAGCTTGGATATCTGTGGTTTCTATTCTGGCAGAGCTTAGATATCTGTGGTTTCTGTTCTGGCAGAGCTTGGATATCTGTGGTTTCTGTTCTGGCAGAGCTTGGATATCTGTGGTTTCTGTTCTGGCAGAGCTTGGATATCTGTGGTTTCTATTCTGGCAGAGCTTAGATATCTGTGGTTTCTGTTCTGGCAGAGCTTGGATATCTGTGGTTTCTGTTCTGGCAGAGCTTGGATATCTGTGGTTTCTATTCTGGCAGAGCTTAGATATCTGTGGTTTCTGTTCTGGCAGAGCTTGGATATCTGTGGTTTCTGTTCTGGCAGAGCTTGGATATCTGTGGTTTCTGTTTTGGAAGGGCTTAGATATCTGTGGTTTCTGTTCTGGCAGAGCTTAGATATCTGTGGTTTCTGTGCTGGCAGAGCTTGGATATCTGTGGTTTCTGTTCTGGCAGAGCTTATATATATGTGGTTTCTGTGCTGGCAGAGCTTGGATATCTGTGGTTTCTATTCTGGCAGAGCTTAGATATCTGTGGTTTCTGTTCTGGCAGAGCTTGGATCTCTGTGGTTTCTGTTCTGGCAGAGCTTATATATATGTGGTTTCTGTTCTGGCAGAGCTTGGATATCTGTGGTTTCTGTTCTGGCAGAGCTTGGATATCTGTGGTTTCTGTTCTGGCAGAGCTTAGATATCTGTGGTTTCTGTTTTGGCTGAGCTTGGATCTCTGTGGTTTCTGTTCTGGCAGAGCTTATATATATGTGGTTTCTGTGCTGGCAGAGCTTGGATATCTGTGGTTTCTGTGCAGGGAGAGCTTGGATCTCTGTGGTTTCTGTTCTGGCAGAGCTTATATATATGTGGTTTCTGTGCTGGCAGAGCTTAGATATCTGATTGTGAAAGAAATTTAAGACTTGAGTTTCTCATCCAGTAAATGAGTTTTGTTAAAAGCAGCTTTGATAGTATTCCACTTATCACCTGTCTTTTTACCTTTCTATTTATATGTTTGTCTTTCTCCCCAGGTGAACGACCCTACATCTGTGGAGCCTGTGGAGTTCAATACAGTCAGAGTCACAGCCTCAAGAGTCACATCATCAACAAACACGATGGCATCATGTCCTACTACATCAAGGAGAAGCGAACTCGGTCCCCTCGTGGCATGGGGTACATGGCCACCCAGGTGCTCCCAGAGTCACCCATGTTCAAGATGCCCACTCCTCCAATCATGTCTCCCCACATGAACCAGCAAGCCAACATAGATCTCGCTGCCAAAACCATGGAAATAGCCAAGAGTGCTATAGAGAATATGGTATCTCAGCCCCTTCCCATTAACAAGTCTAGTCCACACATCTCAGTCAATGGGCATGCTTCACCACACTACGCTGATCTGCCACACAACCGCAGCCCGGGCTCACTGCCCCAAACTCCGGGGAACGGCCATGTGCCCACCAGTCACCCCACGACCCCGGCGTTCCCCACCAGCACACCGTCACAGATCAACAACCTTCTGGAAGAATCCTGCGGAGCCATCGACCTTAGCAAGAAGACAAGCTTGAAGGAGCACATGTTCAACTCAATCCATGATAAATACAACCGCTTCCACGATAAGGCCACATGCAGCAACTGCATGCATGGCGCCAAACTGCGAATGCTGCGTCTGAACGTCGTACGCATGTTGAGCATCCTGGTTCCAAATTTGAATTTTGAGGAGAAGGGAATCAGTGCGGACAGCGACTCTGTTGATGAATTGTTGCAGGATGTCATCGAGAGCAACACTCACGAGGAGGATATGGCAGAGTAGCTCTATGCTGGGAGATATGCATGGAGGGTATGGAACGGGAAGTTCAGATGATGTACTCGATCTGCAATGACCTGATAGACTTGTTGATGGTTTAGACTCTGTTTGATAACCAGATTGGCATGGAGCTACCGTTTAAGGTCAAGCATTAGCAGTCTCTTGTTCCTTTCTGACTCATCACATAGACATTTCAGAGCTGGTAACGTGCAAGTCGGACTCTTCGATTAAAGGATGTCTTGGTATTTTGGACTTTCGCTAAAGATCAAATCAAGTgctgaatattttacaaaaaactGTCTCCAAAGGGCGCATTGGTTTTGATGTGCTTCGACCTTGGTGCATGAGCTTCTCCTATTGGAGAGAGTGCAATACCATTTGGGTTATCACACCACAATCCATCAGATGTAGCTACCAAACAGTCAAGTCTCATCGTTCGCTGAAGACGCTGTTTGTCTTGGCGACACACATATCCAACAGCCATATCTCAAACATGTAATAATCTCAGTATATATCTCATTGTgtcatctatatatatatatatattatatatatattgtgtgtgtttggttttgAACACACATTCTCGTCACAAGACTTGGACCAAGATTGAGTATTTTGATAGTGCCAGAGTATTAGAGATATTTTGGACATAAACATATCCATTCCTTTGTTTCTTGGCTTTTAGGCCGACCAAGGTTTGTCAAACTacttgttgccatgacaactgTTATTCACCAatccaaatcatcatcattgttttcTTCATCCAACCAGCGCGAGGCATTCCTGTTTGTCATCCAATCAGAATTCAGAACCATACTAGATGCTTGAAGCATTCCATTTGACCTTGCACAAAaccaaagttgtaaatgttgGAACCCAAAATCCATTTATTCTATATATGAATCATGATGTATATTTCTAATTGTGGTAGGGGTGAGGCCAGCATTGTAACCTTCCCTCCTCCCCCtctcccctccccctcccccagaTGTGGATACTTTGTGCCCTTATACCCAGGAACTAACCCTGTGTACTGAATGGTTGTGAGATTAGCTTGTTAGGAGTCCTAGGTCAGTGTAGTCACCTCGTCCTGTCGTCGGTAGAACAAGTGGTAGAAGTAGCCTTGTTGAAATGTTGAAGTGTCTCTTCCTGACTTGATGAAACTTTCTGTCCTATGCTGAAGCAATAACAGAGAGGTGCAGCTGATATATCCCATTGCAAACTTAGAGAAAAATCTCTGTAAGATTTTCCTATTTAAACTGCTAGCAAagttaattatatttttataatcTGTGTTCGTGCCCCTGATCGGTCTTGTGTGTATATTTCTCCTATATGTCTTCCGTCTAGGAAAGGGGCCCTATCTGTGCTGAGGTTTCCATGGAGTTGACAATAGAATATCGGTTACCTAGCAACCAGGGTTGTGAGAATCCCTCTGCCTTGAGGTAATACTGCCGAGAGCAGTCTAACTTGATtactgatgataatgatgataatgaaatgtgcttattttgaaattttgatatGTGGACATAGCTTTAACTAGACAGCGTCCCTTAAAGATTTCCTCATAGTGTGTTGTCATCTACTCGTCGTGTTCGTGAAAAGGCCGACTATGCCAAAGGTCCTTGTTGACAGTTTGTCATATTTAGTGCTTAATGAATTCatagtattatattttgatgacatCCCACCTATATATCCCAATCAAGTCACATGATGGTCACATGACTTCTATTATTGTACATCATCCTGTCGTGCTAGTCGTAGTTGCACCTGCCCCGCCCCCTCCCACCCCAGTTGTACATCAGTGTCATTTTGTTATACTTTGTATTGTGTCCTGGATATGTCCCAGTGTTATTTGGTGGCCCAAATAGCGTACCGGTGCTTACTCCCATTGGTCATCTGTTGTTGAGGGTATCACGGTTGGTCACGTGGAAACAGTGCATGtcagtatttatttcattatttttttccatataagagaaactaaaaa
It encodes:
- the LOC137261382 gene encoding uncharacterized protein: MMEIETATCLPTSEKLTAHDSLSLNALAQHTSVSLTSALHHSSVLESRSVPNSKMIVESSSHESEPAVAQPLSPESHQLQEEAADMTGNMVKPSTDDVITTSNNLQQSDESGESSSLSPPEVGHPATTDLETGCSNSPQSIESCPERPRSRRKPTLEDIVRRMKTSETYCSDDSEEEMMNGSLTIDMARGGADEVDGGSTDMSCQDMDVKEGDHSLRLSETPSVELDGEEVHHRPPNGLQHHLPPHVIDNLEHQKENQPLPPGNIGGMPSTMPMASNISETAYSPHVYAASKINNWFHGSFNGLPLFPFPPSPMDHSLARKYLPFETKLAAEVEKDYLKCQFCERTFRRQKNLENHIENTHHGKGPVRRARSENGNDMYFKCTHCPYTTKHQSNLYVHLRIHTGERPYICGACGVQYSQSHSLKSHIINKHDGIMSYYIKEKRTRSPRGMGYMATQVLPESPMFKMPTPPIMSPHMNQQANIDLAAKTMEIAKSAIENMVSQPLPINKSSPHISVNGHASPHYADLPHNRSPGSLPQTPGNGHVPTSHPTTPAFPTSTPSQINNLLEESCGAIDLSKKTSLKEHMFNSIHDKYNRFHDKATCSNCMHGAKLRMLRLNVVRMLSILVPNLNFEEKGISADSDSVDELLQDVIESNTHEEDMAE